Genomic window (Leptospira kirschneri serovar Cynopteri str. 3522 CT):
GAGACAAGACAGAATGAGACAAAATGGTTTTGAAAGGAAAGATTTTCGGCGAGAAAACCCTTAGCCGCCTTTCTCATCCTAGTTTGTTTTGCGAAATTGAATGTAAACCTAGGATCAAAGAACTCAAACTCTTTCCAAAATTTCACTTCGGAAAAATACAAAACTTCCTCTTTCACAGAGATTATGTCGATCTCACAATGAAGAAAACGATAATTTCGTTTTAGAATTTCATGATCTAGGTTGATTAAAAAGTTCGATGCGATAGATTCTCCTTCGTCACCTTTTCTTTTTTTGAATTTACTCAAAGATACCTCTTTAAAATAAATTTTCCATTTTACGAAGATCAACAAGAGAATATTATACAGATTTTATAATAAATAAAATTATAATTTATAAATATAACTATTACTCGGACGTATGAAAAAAAATACTCAAGATTACGAGTATTTTTTTAAAGATATAGAAGTTCTCGCGAAATTGCGCCAAACCTAGAATTATTAGCTTTTTTAAAAGGACCACACATTCTAAGTTTTGAAACAAGCACAACATAGTATTCTTTTTAGACGTCCGAGTAGTAATACAACGAAAACAGATTTAAAATTATTTTTTCAAAAATTCTAATATACTAAATTCCTCTCATCACATTTTTTATTTGCAATTATAGAGATTACAGCTGGTTACAAAACTTTTTTAAAAAGAACGATTAACCGATCCGCTAAAAAATCTGTATTGTTTTAATTAACGCGAGTTTTACGCAAAGCATCTATTTCTTAAAAGTCTGCTTTATAATGAAAATAAAAATGAGTATGAGCACTGATTTCTATAAAATAGAGAATCTTAAGTTTTTTATTGCAAAATCACATTCCAAAATAAAAAGTTGAGTATTTTATTATATATTTAGAAACCAGAAAATTAAACATAAAGTATCTTCACATTCCTATTTTAAGAAAATAGTTTCCCAATTTTCTTAAATCGAATTCACGTTCATTAACTTCACAAGATTCTTTTAAGCGGAAATTTCCTGTAAATCTACGGGACGAGAAATAAAAAGATTCGTTTCTTTTAAAAGATCCACTAGAATCAAATTCCGAACCATTTTACCATATTCGTCTTTTATAATGCGAATAAAAGGACGAATTGGTTTATCCAGATTTGGTCCTAAAACGACACCTATTCTTTTATCTGATAATTCTATACAAGAACCTACAGGATATAAAGAAAGATGATTGAGAAGAGTTCTAACCAATTTCAAATCGAACTTTCCTACGTCCATACTGATCATGGATTTGATTGCTTCGTGGGGTAAAATTTTCTTTCTATGAGGACGATTGGTTACAAGTGCGGAAAAGTTGTCCGAAATCGAATAAATTCTGGCTTGTTCCTCAATGGCGGTACCAGCTAATTTTTGAGGATAACCGTTTCCATCGTAACGTTCATGATGTTGAAGGGCGACGATTGCAAGGTTATTTTTCAGTTTCATTTTTTGGGAAAGAATTTGATATCCTAAGATCGTATGTTTCATGATCGTCTTAAATTCCTCATCGGTGAGTTGTTCGTTTTTTTCCGAAATCACAGCGGGAACCTTTGACATTCCTATATCCGCGAGTAAACAGGAAATTCCTAGATCGATCATTTTTGGTCTAGAATATTCTAAAAGTTTTCCTAAAATTAAAGAATAGAAAGTCGAATTTGCAATCTGATTGTATAAATAATATCCGGGAGGATTGTGCGCTAAAATTAAATAGGATATATTTTGATTAGAACGTACAAAATCGGTCAGTCTTTCCGCAATTTCTCGAACGGGAGTAACCTCTAAAGGTTTTTCCTCTATCGTTTTTTTAAACACGTCTTGGATGACTTGAGTAGATTCCCTAAATAAATTTCCAAAAGTAATTTTGATTCGATTTAGATTATCGTAAACTGCTTTGAGAGGTTGTAGTTCATCTTCTACGACAGTATTTACGATCATATCGTCTAAACTCGTTTCTAAAACGTTCGGATCATATTGGGATTCTAACTGTAGAAGTTCTCCAGCAGTCATCACTTCTTGAATTCCAAACCGATTCAACCGATCTAAATCGCTGTCTGTAACTGGAGTATTAGAAGTAATAAATAAATTTTCCTTATCTAAATAAACGGGTTTGGAAAATCTCATTCCCGGTTTTAGTTCGGATACGGCAAATTTTTTCATTGTAACTTTTCCCTTTTTCTGGAATCAGAATCCATAATCATCGAAAAAATTGCACCAACTGCTCTATATAGATTTTCTGGGATTTCTGAACCGACAGGCAATTCAGAGAGGGATTCTGCCAGAATCGGATTTTTTACCGTCGGAATCGAATTTTTTTCCGCAATGTTACGGATAACGTCACCTAAAAAGCCGGAAGCGGCAGCCGTAATTACAGGCGCATTGTCTTTCTTAGGAATGAATTTAAGAGCCACGCTGATCATCTAAGCATTCCATTCTTTTCTAGTCAGAGATGGTTTATAAGATAAATTGTATCCCTGAAAACTCACCAAAGATTCGGCTAAAATCTGCTTAAATTTTTCTTTGTTTTGACAAGCGTGCAAGTACATTTTCAAATTATCGAAAGCGAGGTTGATTTGCAAATCTTCTCCCGAGTTTTCCTTCCAAAGAAATAGAACAATTGTCCTTCCAGTATTCTTCGTTTGAATCCGAAATAAAAATTTTTTAGATTCTTTTTTTGATTCATAAATTCCTTCCGCATTTCCTCCGTCAAATTCCCAGCGAAAATACGGTAAATCCGAGGCCCATTCTAGAAAAGGATAATACGATTTCAAAACCTTGAATATAGAGTTCTCGGTAGAAAACTCTTGAAAATTGGAATCTACAACTTTTTCAGAAAGTTCCTGAACACTCATCCCCATACTCTCCAGTTTATAAGGAATATCTTCTTTACTTTTCAATTCCCGATCTACAATACGCAACTCTATTCCTTTTGTGCTAGACTTTGCTACTAATGTAAGAGCCTCTCCTATAAACAAAATATTAGACTGGGAAGATGTTTTCAGTCTTTTACTTCCAATGGAAAGCCACGCCCCACCCGGAAAAACGTCCAACACTCTACTTTTAAAATTTTGGTTCAAAGTCAGGTCCGCAAAATTAAAACCTTCTACTTGTTTTTCCAAAATAAGACTCAAATTTCGTGCAGAAAAATCGGCTGAAAGTTTCATAAGCGTCCGCATTTAAACTACTATCTTATTAAAACACCACTCTAACTCGAAAACATTCCGTTTATTTTGTATCTCTTAAGAATTAGACTCTGAGATCTGTTCCAGAAACTTTCCAGTAAAACTTCTTCTATGAATATCGGAAAGACCATGTAGAAGAATCAGTTCTTCGTGAAGTTTTGTACCGTATCCTTTGTGCTGATCAAAACGATAAATAGGATATTTTTTAGAAACGGAAATCATATAACGATCTCTGCTAACTTTAGCAAGAATAGAAGCGGCAGCGATACTTACAATTCTGAGATCCCCTTTTGTATAAAAAGTGGAACAATCTTTGAGATCAGTCCATTCCGGGTAGCGATTAAAGTTATAATTTCCGTCAATTAGTAGTTTTAGTGAAGATTTGGACTGAATAGATCGATTTACTAATTTTGCACATTTTAAAATTCCTTCTAAAACGGCTCGATTGATACCTTCCCGATCGATATAATTCGGACTTATAAAAGTTCGATATGAAAATTGTGCAGTCTTTAGAATTTCCGGATAAAGAGATTCTCTTTTTTTTTCGGAAAGTTTTTTGGAATCGGTTAATCCCTTGAGAATTTTTCCTTTTAGGATTTGATTAATAGAATTTTGAGAAAAAGAAACTAAAGCTACAGAAAGAGGCCCAGCATAAGGACCTCTTCCCGCCTCATCGATTCCACATGGAATCGACTCCGAATAAAATCGATGTTCTTCTGGTTCAAAAAAACTGGAAAGTTTTGACTCCGGCAAAACCGGATTATTCCGTAGTAGTAGATTTTGCAACCGCCGCAGCTTGTTGTCTTTTTCTATCTTCACTTACAAGAGCTTTACCACCTTTGAGTTCTTTGATACGTGCCGCTTTTCCGGCAAGATTTCTCAAATAGTAAAGTTTCGCTCTTCTTACTTTACCTTTGCGAATTAATTCTATCTTTGCAATTCTAGGAGAGAACAAAGGGAAAATTCTTTCTACACCTACGTCGTAGGAAACTCTACGAACGGTAAAAGTTTTTCCGTTCGCTTCGTTTGCAACGGAGATTACAACTCCTTCGTAAATCTGAACCCTTTCTTTTCCGGACTCAACAATTTTATAATGTACTTTAACGGTATCTCCTACCGTAAAATTTTGTTTTCTTTCAGCATCCGGAGTCAGCACTTCTCTTAAAAGTTGATTCATAATTTCCTCTTTCGATCTTCTTTCTATTTTGTTCTCTCCACGCTAAAATGGAAGCGTGATTGCCGCTGAGTAGTACGTCAGGAACTTTCCATCCATTGTATTCCGAAGGTTTCGTAAACTGTGGATATTCTAAAATATCCGGATGGTTATGAGATTCATCCAGGAGACTTTCGTCTGCTCCTAAAAACCCAGGTAGAAGCCTGGACACCGCATCTGCGATACAAATACTGGCCAAATCCCCGGCAGATAATACATAATTTCCAAGGGACATTTCTATGTCAACCAGATGTTCCGTAACACGATGATCCACACCTTCATAATAGCCGGAAATAAACGTCAAAGGTTTTCCGCTCTCTTTCAAATCCATAGCAATACTCTGGTTAAATGGAATTCCGGATGGAGAAGTTAAAACTACGATCCCCTTCTCTTCTCCTAAAGATAAAATCGCTTTATGAATCGGTTCGACCCGGAGAAGCATTCCTGGACCACCGCCGTAAATCGTATCATCGACTCGGTTATGTTTATTTCCGGAAAAGTTTCTAAGTTGAATTATATTTACCGAAAACACTCCGGACTCGATTGCTTTTTGTTGAAGTCCTTCCGAGAAATACGATTGAATTTTGTCCGGAAAAAGAGTGATAAAATTAAATCTCATTCCAAATCTCCGGTCGTATCAAAATGATTGTATTCTTTTCTAGATCTATATCACCTACAAAAACTTTTAAAAACGGAATGAGAATTTCTTCTCCATTTTCTTTTACAAAAACTAGAATAGGATGTGCCGGATTGTCTTGGACGTCTTCTAATTTCCAATCCAGTTTTTTTCCGGATTCGTCGATCGCTTGTAAGCCGATGAGATCCGTAATATAAAACTCATCCTTAGTTTTGATTTTAGGGAGAAGTTTTTGGGGTAAAAAAAGAAAACCTCCGATCCATTTTGCAGCTTCCTCTGGTGTGGAAATCCCTTCAAAACGAACGATAAATTTTCCACCATGAGGACGAATTTCTAAAAGAGTGATTTCCTTTTCTGGAAAATGTAAATCCGGTTTATTGAGTTTGAGTGAA
Coding sequences:
- a CDS encoding YraN family protein gives rise to the protein MSKFKKRKGDEGESIASNFLINLDHEILKRNYRFLHCEIDIISVKEEVLYFSEVKFWKEFEFFDPRFTFNFAKQTRMRKAAKGFLAENLSFQNHFVSFCLVSINEKKGCEYYPDLF
- a CDS encoding HD-GYP domain-containing protein — its product is MKKFAVSELKPGMRFSKPVYLDKENLFITSNTPVTDSDLDRLNRFGIQEVMTAGELLQLESQYDPNVLETSLDDMIVNTVVEDELQPLKAVYDNLNRIKITFGNLFRESTQVIQDVFKKTIEEKPLEVTPVREIAERLTDFVRSNQNISYLILAHNPPGYYLYNQIANSTFYSLILGKLLEYSRPKMIDLGISCLLADIGMSKVPAVISEKNEQLTDEEFKTIMKHTILGYQILSQKMKLKNNLAIVALQHHERYDGNGYPQKLAGTAIEEQARIYSISDNFSALVTNRPHRKKILPHEAIKSMISMDVGKFDLKLVRTLLNHLSLYPVGSCIELSDKRIGVVLGPNLDKPIRPFIRIIKDEYGKMVRNLILVDLLKETNLFISRPVDLQEISA
- a CDS encoding EscU/YscU/HrcU family type III secretion system export apparatus switch protein yields the protein MISVALKFIPKKDNAPVITAAASGFLGDVIRNIAEKNSIPTVKNPILAESLSELPVGSEIPENLYRAVGAIFSMIMDSDSRKREKLQ
- a CDS encoding ribonuclease HII — protein: MPESKLSSFFEPEEHRFYSESIPCGIDEAGRGPYAGPLSVALVSFSQNSINQILKGKILKGLTDSKKLSEKKRESLYPEILKTAQFSYRTFISPNYIDREGINRAVLEGILKCAKLVNRSIQSKSSLKLLIDGNYNFNRYPEWTDLKDCSTFYTKGDLRIVSIAAASILAKVSRDRYMISVSKKYPIYRFDQHKGYGTKLHEELILLHGLSDIHRRSFTGKFLEQISESNS
- the rplS gene encoding 50S ribosomal protein L19, whose protein sequence is MNQLLREVLTPDAERKQNFTVGDTVKVHYKIVESGKERVQIYEGVVISVANEANGKTFTVRRVSYDVGVERIFPLFSPRIAKIELIRKGKVRRAKLYYLRNLAGKAARIKELKGGKALVSEDRKRQQAAAVAKSTTTE
- the trmD gene encoding tRNA (guanosine(37)-N1)-methyltransferase TrmD, encoding MRFNFITLFPDKIQSYFSEGLQQKAIESGVFSVNIIQLRNFSGNKHNRVDDTIYGGGPGMLLRVEPIHKAILSLGEEKGIVVLTSPSGIPFNQSIAMDLKESGKPLTFISGYYEGVDHRVTEHLVDIEMSLGNYVLSAGDLASICIADAVSRLLPGFLGADESLLDESHNHPDILEYPQFTKPSEYNGWKVPDVLLSGNHASILAWREQNRKKIERGNYESTFKRSADSGC
- the rimM gene encoding ribosome maturation factor RimM (Essential for efficient processing of 16S rRNA) — encoded protein: MTKEWISLGQLGKPFGIKGWLRLNVRETVLCELKTPISLKLNKPDLHFPEKEITLLEIRPHGGKFIVRFEGISTPEEAAKWIGGFLFLPQKLLPKIKTKDEFYITDLIGLQAIDESGKKLDWKLEDVQDNPAHPILVFVKENGEEILIPFLKVFVGDIDLEKNTIILIRPEIWNEI